A genomic region of Oenanthe melanoleuca isolate GR-GAL-2019-014 chromosome 25, OMel1.0, whole genome shotgun sequence contains the following coding sequences:
- the HRC gene encoding sarcoplasmic reticulum histidine-rich calcium-binding protein, which yields MLRPWLLLLLLLLLVGAQDPPGLHHHHHHHQGEEEELSLHHHPHHHPHHHHQGEEEELSLHQHHHHHHHQGEEEELSLHHHHPHHHPHHHHHQGDEGHSSDHLHHHHQGEEEELSLHHHHHPHPHPHQGEEERGDEGHSSDRHHHHPHQEEGEEGLSLHHHHHHQGEEGHSSDHHHHHPRQEEEEELSLHHHHDGEGEEGLSLHHPHPHHHHQGDEGPTTDHPHPQEEEEEEPLDLHHPPPPHPQGDEGRGGDEGRGRHGNGDDEGRGGDEGRRHGNDDDDDGDGDEGRPPSSDEDDDDDDDEDEGGSSEEDEGSEEEEEEEGEAEGRYRPGSICSYCSYCERCRLCSRCPCSEGDPGAPCPPCQGCQLCYLCPLLCDTACRPGSLLDELSAALLQSLAKILEPPEA from the exons ATGCTCCGGCCGtggctcctcctgctgctgctgctgctgctggtgggagctCAGGACCCTCCTGGCcttcatcaccatcatcatcatcaccagggagaggaggaggagctgagcctTCATCaccatcctcatcatcatcctcatcatcatcatcagggagaggaggaggagctgagcctTCAtcagcatcatcatcatcatcatcatcagggagaggaggaggagctgagccttcatcatcatcatcctcatcatcatcctcaccatcatcatcatcaggGGGATGAAGGCCACAGCAGTGACCaccttcatcatcatcatcagggagaggaggaggagctgagccttcatcaccatcatcatcctcatcctcatcctcatcagggagaggaggaaagg gGGGATGAAGGCCACAGCAGTGACCGGCACCATCATCATCCTCaccaggaggaaggagaggaagggctgagccttcatcaccatcatcatcatcag GGGGAGGAAGGCCACAGCAGTgaccatcatcatcatcaccctcgccaggaggaggaggaagagctgagccttcatcatcatcatgatggagaaggagaggaagggctgagccttcatcatcctcatcctcatcatcacCACCAGGGGGATGAAGGCCCCACCACtgaccatcctcatcctcaggaggaggaggaggaggagccccTTGACCTTcatcaccctcctcctcctcacccccagGGCGACGAAGGCCGCGGGGGGGATGAAGGCCGCGGTCGCCATGGCAACGGCGATGATGAAGGCCGCGGGGGGGATGAAGGCCGTCGCCATGGCaacgatgatgatgatgatggtgatggtgatgaaGGTCGCCCCCCCAGCtctgatgaagatgatgatgatgatgatgatgaagatgaaggCGGCAGCTCCGAGGAAGATgaag ggagtgaggaggaggaggaggaggagggtgaggcCGAAGGCCGGTACAGACCCGGCTCCATCTGCAGCTACTGCAGCTACTGcgag CGCTGCCGCCTCTGCTCGCGCTGTCCCTGCTCCGAGGGCGACCCCGGCGCCCCCTGCCCCCCCTGCcag ggctgccagtTGTGTTAcctgtgtcccctgctgtgCGACACCGCCTGCCGGCCGG
- the LOC130262874 gene encoding LOW QUALITY PROTEIN: lutropin subunit beta-like (The sequence of the model RefSeq protein was modified relative to this genomic sequence to represent the inferred CDS: deleted 1 base in 1 codon): MGGAQLLALLTLLAPPAVSGTPGDPLAVLSPGAGGLPALLGGGSGRPPCRPVNVTVALEKEECPQCRAVTATACGGFCRTREPVYRSPLGPPRQAACTYAGVRYERWVLGGCPPGTDPAVTVPVALGCRCGRCPMAAADCAVLGLGPAFCGAPAGFGGS, translated from the exons ATGGGGGGGGCgcag ctcctggccctgctgacCCTCCTGGCGCCCCCCGCGGTTTCGGGGACCCCCGGGGACCCCCTGGCCGTGCTGAGCCCCGGGGCCGGGGGTCTCCCCGCGCTGCTGGGGGGGGGGTCC GGCCGCCCCCCGTGCCGGCCCGTGAACGTGACGGTGGCGCTGGAGAAGGAGGAGTGTCCCCAGTGCCGGGCGGTGACAGCCACGGCCTGCGGGGGCTTCTGCAGGACAcgg GAGCCGGTTTACCGCAGCCCCCTGGGCCCCCCCCGGCAGGCCGCCTGCACCTACGCCGGGGTTCGCTACGAGCGCTGGGTCCTGGGGGGCTGCCCCCCCGGCACCGACCCCGCCGTCACCGTGCCCGTGGCGCTGGGCTGCCGCTGCGGCCGCTGCCCCATGGCCGCCGCCGACTGCgccgtgctggggctgggacccgCCTTCTGCGGGGCCCCCgcggggtttggggggtcctga